From the Erythrolamprus reginae isolate rEryReg1 chromosome Z, rEryReg1.hap1, whole genome shotgun sequence genome, one window contains:
- the LOC139154020 gene encoding olfactory receptor 14A16-like — MDNQSIISDFILFDFTKIEELKMFYFIVFTVLYLAILTGNLLIISAILCDHHLHNPMYFFLMNLSIQDLGAISVIVPKSIVNILMNTRHISYFGCVCQVFFVAFFMGSDFWILTVMAYDRYVAICNPLHYETIMNKQASVYMIIAVWVSSLLNALLNTCFTFSATFCSNAINQIFCEIPQLLKLTCIDLNQKEIKLIIVICILGIGCFFYILITYVFVFKAVLKIPSKEGRKKAFSTCLPHLFVVTIFLLSALIAYMKPSSSVHDLATTVLYCFIPPLLNPLIYSMRNKDIRFALSKLLKINFF, encoded by the coding sequence ATGGATAATCAGTCCATTATATCTGATTTTATACTTTTTGATTTCACAAAGATAGAAGAattgaagatgttttacttcaTTGTTTTCACTGTGTTGTACTTAGCAATTCTGACAGGCAATCTCCTGATCATCTCTGCAATACTTTGTGACCATCATCTCCACAATCCCATGTACTTCTTCCTGATGAATTTGTCCATACAAGACCTTGGTGCCATTTCTGTCATTGTCCCTAAATCCATAGTCAATATACTCATGAACACAAGACATATTTCCTACTTTGGATGTGTTTGTCAAGttttctttgttgctttttttaTGGGTTCTGATTTTTGGATCCTCACAGTCATGGCTTATGATCGCTATGTTGCCATTTGCAATCCACTACACTATGAAACAATAATGAACAAACAAGCCAGCGTTTACATGATTATTGCTGTGTGGGTCAGCAGCCTTCTCAATGCATTGTTGAATACTTGTTTTACCTTTTCAGCTACTTTTTGTTCCAATGCTATCAATCAGATTTTCTGTGAAATCCCACAGTTACTTAAACTCACCTGCATTGACTTAAATCAAAAGGAAATCAAATTAATTATTGTCATTTGTATTTTGGGCATAGGTTGTTTTTTCTATATTCTTATTACTTATGTATTTGTTTTCAAAGCCGTTCTCAAAATCCCctcaaaggaaggaagaaaaaaagcctTCTCCACTTGCTTACCCCATCTGTTTGTTGTTACAATATTTCTTCTATCTGCATTGATTGCATATATGAAGCCATCCTCTAGCGTACATGATTTAGCTAcaactgtactgtactgttttatcCCCCCTTTATTGAATCCTCTAATCTATAGTATGAGAAACAAGGACATCAGGTTTGCCTTATcaaaactattaaaaataaactttttctaG